In Verrucomicrobiia bacterium, a genomic segment contains:
- a CDS encoding PQQ-dependent sugar dehydrogenase, translating to MSQTDTIRPSLGKRASTWLLIFPLLFLATRFICAAELPEKRQPWTTSRIIGTAEAPPPYRAERTFPKLQFKNPVEMVALPGTDQMVLLEQRGPVHVFKNDGQATNTQVILDLKKELKQHHESYGMIFHPDFKKNRKVYICYITKPDVENGTHVSEFTLPDTQPLRIDPKSERIIITWRSGGHNGGSLQFGPDGMLYISSGDGGPASPPDLYKTGQNLNDLMCCVLRIDVNKPVGDKLYSVPADNPFVKTPGACPEIWAYGFRNPWKMSFDPVTGALWVGDVGWEIWELIYKVQRGANYGWSVMEGPQLVHPNEPLGPTPVTPPTYVHSHSVARSITGGYVYRGKKYPDLVGKYIHGDWVTGKIWALREVKDGKPEVQEIASSPIPIICFGEDHNRELYVVSYDGGIFELLPNRTTAVATSFPKKLSDTGLFYSTAKHQVAKGVLPYDINTEMWSDGTSAERFIALPGTNVISKFLKGDFSKGETKDAWRFPTNTVFARTVYVELEKGNPATRRRLETQILHNTGDDWKAYSYHWTKDQKDAVLYDGDGKEETYQVKDSANAKPHPWTWRYSNRTECMVCHLTRTGTIHSFAAFQLDREITHAGSKRNQMDVLKQLGLFQYPVPKYQRMASLKDETATVNERARAYLHVNCSHCHRFGGSGASTVDFRWEMANDKMLAIDAAPSQGTFGLDNPHVITAGRPHESVLLYRFAKLGRGHMPYLGAQEVDTTALKLLERWVRELKSTNNLAPVSFTQPAKLDTTSQTLAAICSLEGEPKKWSTQERDDLIQRGLASTRPEIRELFERFLPPDKRSRTLGTNIRPGDILSLKGNIERGRTLFMNASGLQCTQCHQMNGTGRNFGPDLSTIGRKYDRAKILENILEPSRNIDPAFKSYNVETKDDLAYTGFLLSRTSTEIQLKDANAQIIKLAAKDVDKVQEQKLSAMPEMLLQSLTAQEAADLVEFLYSLK from the coding sequence ATGTCCCAAACTGACACCATTCGCCCAAGCCTTGGCAAGCGTGCATCCACTTGGCTACTAATTTTTCCCTTACTATTTCTCGCTACACGATTCATTTGCGCCGCTGAACTCCCCGAGAAGCGACAGCCCTGGACCACCTCCCGCATCATCGGCACTGCGGAAGCACCACCGCCTTACCGCGCCGAACGCACCTTTCCTAAGCTCCAATTCAAGAACCCCGTGGAAATGGTCGCCCTGCCCGGCACCGATCAAATGGTGTTGCTCGAACAACGTGGACCAGTCCATGTCTTCAAGAACGACGGCCAAGCCACGAACACCCAAGTCATCCTCGATCTCAAAAAAGAGTTGAAGCAACACCACGAAAGCTACGGGATGATTTTCCACCCTGATTTCAAAAAGAACCGCAAAGTTTACATCTGCTACATCACTAAGCCTGACGTCGAGAACGGCACACACGTCTCCGAGTTCACCCTGCCCGATACCCAACCGCTCCGCATCGATCCCAAGAGCGAACGCATCATCATCACGTGGCGCTCCGGCGGCCACAACGGCGGCTCACTCCAGTTCGGCCCCGATGGCATGCTCTACATCTCCTCCGGCGATGGCGGCCCCGCCAGCCCTCCCGATCTCTACAAGACCGGCCAGAACCTGAACGACCTCATGTGCTGCGTCCTGCGCATCGACGTCAACAAACCCGTTGGTGATAAACTCTATTCCGTCCCCGCTGATAATCCTTTCGTCAAAACACCCGGCGCCTGCCCGGAGATCTGGGCCTACGGTTTCCGCAATCCGTGGAAGATGAGTTTCGACCCCGTCACCGGCGCGCTTTGGGTCGGCGATGTCGGTTGGGAGATTTGGGAACTCATCTACAAAGTGCAACGCGGCGCGAACTACGGCTGGAGCGTCATGGAAGGCCCGCAACTCGTTCACCCAAATGAACCGCTCGGCCCTACACCCGTCACACCGCCCACTTACGTTCACTCTCATTCCGTCGCCCGCTCTATCACCGGCGGCTACGTCTATCGCGGGAAGAAATATCCCGACCTCGTGGGCAAATACATTCACGGCGATTGGGTCACCGGCAAGATCTGGGCCTTGCGCGAAGTGAAAGATGGCAAGCCCGAGGTGCAGGAGATCGCCAGCTCTCCCATCCCCATCATCTGCTTCGGTGAAGATCATAACCGCGAGCTCTACGTCGTCAGCTACGATGGCGGCATCTTCGAACTGCTTCCGAATAGAACAACCGCCGTCGCCACCAGTTTCCCCAAGAAACTCAGCGACACCGGCCTCTTCTACTCTACCGCCAAGCATCAAGTCGCCAAAGGCGTCTTGCCTTACGACATCAATACCGAAATGTGGTCTGATGGCACCAGCGCCGAACGCTTCATCGCCCTGCCCGGCACCAACGTCATCAGCAAATTCCTGAAAGGTGATTTCAGCAAAGGTGAAACGAAAGATGCGTGGCGCTTCCCCACGAACACCGTCTTCGCCCGCACCGTTTACGTGGAACTGGAGAAAGGCAACCCCGCCACCCGTCGCCGTCTCGAAACCCAAATCCTCCACAACACCGGCGATGATTGGAAAGCCTACAGCTACCATTGGACGAAAGATCAAAAAGACGCCGTGCTCTACGATGGCGACGGCAAAGAGGAAACCTATCAAGTCAAAGACTCTGCGAATGCCAAACCGCACCCGTGGACTTGGCGCTACTCGAATCGCACCGAATGCATGGTTTGCCACCTCACCCGCACCGGCACCATCCACAGCTTTGCTGCTTTTCAATTGGACCGCGAAATCACCCACGCTGGCAGCAAACGCAATCAGATGGACGTGCTGAAACAACTCGGCCTCTTCCAATATCCCGTGCCGAAATATCAGCGCATGGCCTCGCTCAAGGACGAGACCGCCACTGTGAATGAGCGCGCCCGCGCTTATTTGCACGTCAATTGCTCGCACTGCCACCGCTTCGGCGGCAGCGGCGCCTCCACCGTGGATTTCCGTTGGGAAATGGCCAATGACAAAATGCTCGCCATCGACGCCGCCCCCTCGCAAGGCACCTTTGGCCTCGATAATCCGCACGTCATCACCGCCGGTCGCCCGCATGAATCCGTGCTGCTCTACCGCTTCGCCAAGCTTGGTCGCGGCCACATGCCCTACCTCGGCGCGCAAGAAGTCGATACCACCGCTCTGAAACTTCTCGAACGCTGGGTCCGCGAACTCAAATCCACAAACAACCTCGCTCCCGTTTCTTTCACTCAACCGGCGAAGCTCGACACCACCTCCCAAACCCTCGCCGCCATCTGCTCTCTCGAAGGCGAGCCAAAGAAATGGAGCACCCAAGAACGCGACGACCTCATCCAACGCGGCCTCGCCTCCACCCGTCCAGAAATCCGCGAACTCTTCGAACGTTTCCTACCACCCGATAAGCGCAGCCGCACCCTCGGCACAAACATCCGCCCCGGCGACATCCTCTCACTCAAAGGCAACATCGAACGCGGTCGTACCCTCTTCATGAACGCCAGCGGCCTGCAATGCACCCAATGCCATCAGATGAACGGTACCGGTCGCAACTTCGGCCCTGACCTCAGCACCATCGGACGTAAATACGACCGCGCCAAAATCCTCGAGAACATCCTCGAACCCTCACGCAACATCGACCCCGCCTTCAAGAGCTACAACGTCGAAACCAAGGATGACCTCGCCTACACCGGCTTCCTCCTCAGCCGCACCTCGACTGAGATTCAACTCAAAGATGCCAACGCCCAAATCATCAAGCTCGCCGCCAAAGACGTGGATAAAGTGCAGGAACAAAAACTCTCCGCCATGCCCGAAATGCTCCTCCAATCATTGACCGCCCAAGAAGCCGCCGACCTCGTAGAATTCCTCTATTCATTGAAGTAA
- the deoC gene encoding deoxyribose-phosphate aldolase, translated as MKYTYEELAKMIDHSLLHPTMTDQELEDGCKLAAKYGVASVCIKPYAVKQAVQWLKGSDVIVGAVIGFPHGNACTESKRYETELACKDGAKEIDMVINIGKALSGDWAYVEKDIKAVCDEAKKHGARVKVIFENDYLTKGGAGLSSDEFKQKLCQLSERAGVAWVKTSSGYGFVKQADGSYNYKGATEHDLALMRANVSAAVQVKAAGGVRDLDGLIKVRDLGGSRCGATATAAMMDDYRKREAAEKAGQVVEGKSGGIGAGGY; from the coding sequence TACGAAGAATTGGCGAAGATGATTGACCACTCACTGCTGCATCCGACGATGACGGATCAGGAATTGGAAGACGGGTGCAAGCTGGCGGCGAAGTATGGGGTGGCTTCGGTGTGCATCAAACCTTACGCGGTGAAGCAGGCGGTGCAATGGTTGAAGGGCTCGGATGTGATCGTGGGGGCGGTGATCGGGTTTCCGCATGGGAATGCGTGTACGGAGTCCAAGCGGTATGAGACGGAGCTGGCGTGCAAAGATGGCGCGAAGGAGATCGACATGGTGATCAATATCGGCAAGGCGCTGAGCGGTGATTGGGCGTACGTGGAGAAGGACATCAAGGCGGTCTGTGATGAGGCGAAGAAGCACGGGGCCAGGGTGAAGGTGATCTTTGAGAATGATTATCTGACGAAGGGTGGCGCGGGCTTGAGCAGCGATGAGTTCAAGCAGAAGTTGTGTCAGCTCAGCGAGCGCGCCGGGGTGGCATGGGTGAAGACTTCGAGCGGGTATGGTTTTGTGAAGCAGGCGGATGGGAGCTACAATTATAAGGGCGCGACGGAGCATGATCTGGCGTTGATGCGGGCGAATGTGTCGGCGGCAGTGCAAGTAAAGGCCGCAGGTGGGGTGCGCGATCTGGATGGCTTGATTAAGGTGCGTGACTTGGGCGGCTCGCGTTGTGGCGCGACGGCGACGGCGGCGATGATGGATGATTATCGGAAGCGCGAAGCGGCGGAGAAGGCGGGGCAGGTGGTGGAGGGGAAGAGTGGTGGGATTGGGGCGGGTGGGTATTGA
- a CDS encoding NADPH-dependent FMN reductase has protein sequence MITLISGTNRADSNTRKVTAEIEAIYRDLKVPTQTLDLVDLPADLFTPAAYSIKPVGFTKFSDAILNSDGLVVITPEYNGGMPGVLKYFIDMLKFPEAFEHRPVCFVGVAAGMFGALRPVEHLQQIFGYRNAHIYPARVFVPGVMNQLDATGKLKDPELRERFKQQAEGFTTFVEKLKGKSLRP, from the coding sequence ATGATCACCCTCATCTCCGGCACCAACCGCGCTGACAGCAACACCCGCAAAGTCACCGCTGAGATCGAAGCCATCTACCGCGACCTCAAAGTCCCCACGCAAACCCTTGATCTCGTTGATCTCCCTGCTGACCTCTTCACCCCTGCTGCCTACAGCATCAAGCCTGTCGGCTTCACCAAGTTCAGCGATGCCATCCTGAACTCTGATGGCCTCGTCGTCATCACCCCTGAGTACAACGGCGGCATGCCCGGCGTCCTGAAATACTTCATCGACATGCTGAAATTCCCGGAAGCCTTCGAGCACCGCCCCGTCTGCTTCGTCGGCGTCGCTGCCGGAATGTTCGGTGCTCTCCGTCCCGTGGAACACCTGCAACAGATCTTCGGCTATCGGAACGCCCACATCTACCCCGCCCGCGTCTTCGTGCCCGGCGTCATGAACCAGCTCGATGCCACCGGCAAACTCAAAGACCCCGAACTCCGCGAACGCTTCAAGCAACAAGCCGAAGGCTTCACCACCTTCGTCGAAAAGTTGAAGGGCAAATCCCTGCGCCCATAG
- a CDS encoding type III pantothenate kinase: MLLLFDIGNTHTHVGLATNSKVLRQTNIPTAEWSHRTVQVKLQSFVGTRDITGVSVCSVVPRATANVLRAAAGYGKVPTIVLNHKNVTGVGIKYPRPATIGPDRLANAIAASHFYKSPVVVVDFGTAVTFDVVDRNKNYIGGIIAPGLSAMTDYLHEKTALLPRIKIRDVKSVVGKNTEEAMLIGAVQGYRGLVQKLIHELTRELKSPKLPVIATGGYAPLMAKGLKEITEVRPTLTLEGLRLNWLGNHRVE; this comes from the coding sequence ATGCTGCTCCTGTTCGACATCGGCAACACTCACACGCACGTGGGCCTCGCGACCAATTCCAAGGTCCTGCGTCAAACGAACATCCCCACCGCCGAATGGTCGCACCGCACCGTGCAGGTAAAGCTCCAGTCCTTCGTCGGCACTCGCGATATCACCGGCGTATCCGTCTGCAGCGTCGTCCCGCGCGCCACCGCCAATGTCCTCAGAGCCGCTGCCGGTTACGGCAAAGTCCCCACCATCGTCCTCAACCACAAAAACGTCACCGGCGTCGGCATCAAGTATCCCCGCCCCGCCACCATCGGTCCCGACCGTCTCGCGAACGCCATCGCTGCGAGCCATTTCTACAAATCACCCGTCGTCGTCGTGGACTTCGGCACCGCCGTGACCTTCGACGTTGTTGACCGGAACAAAAACTACATCGGCGGTATCATCGCTCCCGGCCTCTCCGCCATGACCGATTACCTCCACGAAAAAACCGCCCTCCTCCCGCGCATCAAGATTCGCGATGTGAAAAGCGTCGTCGGCAAGAACACCGAGGAAGCCATGCTCATCGGTGCCGTGCAAGGCTATCGCGGCCTCGTGCAAAAACTTATCCACGAACTCACCCGCGAACTCAAATCTCCGAAACTCCCCGTCATCGCCACCGGTGGCTACGCTCCATTGATGGCTAAAGGCCTGAAAGAGATCACTGAAGTCCGTCCTACTCTCACACTCGAAGGCCTGCGCCTGAACTGGCTAGGGAATCATAGGGTGGAGTAA